One stretch of Brevibacillus laterosporus DNA includes these proteins:
- a CDS encoding ClpP family protease, with translation MNSKDYLRKPPFSMNSNKNEESPQTPQIQPERSRAQEQPEITPPQQEPSEEAKKRLIENITQLGQTNVPQLESNIYCLTIIGQVEGHIQLPPQNKTTKYEHIIPQLVAAEQNQKIEGVMVILNTVGGDVEAGLALAEMISSLSKPVVTLVLGGGHSIGVPISVAGDYSYIAETATMTIHPIRLTGLVIGVPQTFEYLDKMQDRVVSFVARNSDITEEQFRDLMLRTGELTRDIGTNVIGSDAVKYGLINEVGGLGKALKKLNELIEEKRNQEGVLQ, from the coding sequence ATGAATTCTAAGGATTATTTACGTAAACCGCCATTTTCAATGAATAGTAATAAAAATGAGGAGAGTCCACAAACGCCCCAAATACAGCCAGAACGCTCCCGCGCGCAAGAACAACCAGAGATAACACCACCTCAGCAAGAACCTTCAGAGGAAGCTAAAAAACGCCTAATAGAAAATATTACACAACTGGGTCAGACTAACGTACCTCAATTGGAAAGCAATATATACTGCCTAACGATTATCGGGCAGGTAGAGGGTCATATTCAATTACCTCCTCAAAATAAAACAACCAAATATGAACATATCATTCCTCAATTGGTGGCCGCAGAACAAAACCAAAAGATTGAGGGAGTTATGGTTATCTTAAATACAGTGGGTGGGGATGTTGAAGCAGGTCTTGCTCTCGCAGAAATGATTTCTTCACTATCCAAGCCTGTAGTTACCCTTGTATTAGGTGGAGGGCATTCTATTGGTGTACCAATATCTGTTGCAGGTGATTACTCCTATATTGCTGAGACAGCGACGATGACTATCCATCCTATCCGATTAACGGGTCTTGTCATTGGTGTACCGCAAACCTTCGAGTATCTGGACAAAATGCAAGATCGTGTTGTCTCGTTTGTTGCTCGTAATTCTGACATTACAGAGGAACAATTCCGTGATCTTATGCTACGGACAGGTGAACTAACTCGTGATATCGGCACTAATGTAATTGGATCTGATGCAGTCAAATATGGTTTAATTAATGAAGTTGGTGGACTTGGTAAAGCGTTAAAGAAACTAAATGAGCTCATTGAGGAAAAACGTAACCAAGAAGGTGTTCTTCAATGA
- a CDS encoding DNA translocase FtsK yields the protein MSRRKRKTSPSAWASIIKLELIGLIMICLSVIGLLESGWLGQKVLSFLFRMFAGSWDFLIPVALIVISVYMMFVRKLPRMSPRMFGFFIIFMGILLWDHLLLYELLSGNGRFDQNMVQLTWERIMEDQKQKVSTVSVGGGMIGAILFTVAHALIGKVGTGLVVGLFFLIGIMFIFQLSYVDLFNVIRGKLSAGYTRTKESVKESIQLLQEEKEKKRMEVKDGNGSNLEHASAIESPLPLIVDNSVPWKEQLDSEQAIVSPVIRDFTERVDESLPEQEAVAPNQRAETSAKITIKPKANSQTEEMPDVTVNFQTENSQLESNYVIPDLSMLSRPKNTSQQKDVDHASNAAKLVQTLKSFGVNAIVSEIHRGPAVTRYEVQPATGVKVSRIVSLTDDLALALAAKDIRIEAPIPGKSAIGIEVPNNEISLVTLREVLESQQCKDSEAKLTVALGRDISGEPILADLSKMPHLLVAGATGSGKSVCVNGIIMSILLRAKPNEVKLMMIDPKMVELNVYNGIPHLLAPVVTDPKRASVALKKVVVEMERRYNLFSKSNCRNVEMYNQMVQSAEQDQKTAPLPYIVVIVDELADLMMVAPGEVEDAICRLAQMARAAGIHLLIATQRPSVDVITGVIKANIPSRIAFGVSSMADSRTILDMGGAEKLLGRGDMLFLPMGASKPTRVQGAFVADKEVEEVVSFVKEQQEAKYSEEMIPEEISEEPQMVMDDEMYDQAVQVIAEAQTASASLLQRRLRVGYTRAARLIDMMEAQGIVGPYEGSKPREVRIPRPSSETQIS from the coding sequence ATGAGTCGAAGAAAGAGAAAAACATCCCCATCGGCATGGGCCTCGATCATTAAGCTGGAACTGATTGGTCTTATCATGATCTGTCTCAGTGTGATCGGTCTCTTGGAGAGTGGTTGGTTAGGTCAAAAGGTACTTTCCTTTTTATTCCGCATGTTTGCAGGATCATGGGATTTTCTGATTCCTGTTGCCCTTATTGTCATTTCTGTTTATATGATGTTTGTTCGCAAACTCCCAAGAATGAGTCCAAGAATGTTCGGGTTTTTCATCATTTTCATGGGAATCCTGTTGTGGGACCATTTACTATTATATGAGCTTTTGTCTGGGAATGGACGTTTTGACCAAAATATGGTCCAGCTAACATGGGAGCGTATTATGGAGGATCAGAAGCAGAAGGTATCGACAGTAAGCGTTGGTGGGGGAATGATAGGGGCTATTTTATTTACGGTAGCACATGCTCTCATTGGCAAAGTTGGGACAGGTCTTGTTGTTGGCCTTTTCTTTTTGATTGGTATCATGTTTATTTTCCAACTTTCCTATGTAGATTTATTCAATGTCATCCGGGGAAAGCTTTCTGCAGGCTATACAAGAACCAAAGAATCCGTCAAAGAATCCATTCAACTTTTACAGGAAGAAAAAGAAAAGAAGCGAATGGAAGTCAAGGATGGGAATGGATCAAACTTAGAGCATGCCAGTGCTATAGAGAGTCCATTACCATTAATTGTAGATAATAGTGTCCCTTGGAAAGAACAATTAGATAGTGAACAAGCAATCGTTTCTCCCGTGATAAGGGATTTTACAGAGCGAGTAGACGAATCTCTTCCAGAACAGGAAGCTGTAGCTCCCAATCAGAGAGCAGAAACATCCGCTAAGATAACGATTAAACCGAAGGCTAATTCGCAAACAGAAGAGATGCCGGACGTGACGGTGAACTTTCAGACAGAGAATAGCCAGCTTGAAAGTAATTATGTCATCCCAGACTTGTCTATGTTGTCGAGACCAAAAAACACGTCCCAACAGAAAGACGTAGATCATGCATCAAATGCAGCCAAGCTAGTGCAGACACTGAAAAGCTTTGGTGTAAACGCAATCGTCTCTGAAATCCATCGAGGTCCTGCAGTGACACGATATGAAGTACAACCAGCAACTGGGGTAAAAGTAAGCCGTATTGTAAGCTTGACGGATGATTTAGCACTAGCATTAGCAGCAAAAGATATTCGTATTGAAGCTCCGATACCTGGTAAATCTGCCATTGGTATTGAGGTACCTAATAATGAAATTTCACTGGTAACACTTAGAGAAGTTTTAGAAAGTCAGCAGTGCAAAGACTCAGAAGCTAAGTTAACTGTTGCTCTTGGACGTGATATTTCGGGTGAACCAATTTTAGCAGATTTATCAAAAATGCCCCATTTATTGGTAGCGGGGGCTACGGGCAGTGGTAAATCAGTATGTGTTAATGGGATTATCATGAGTATTTTATTGCGTGCAAAACCGAACGAAGTGAAATTAATGATGATAGATCCAAAAATGGTAGAGCTTAATGTATATAATGGTATACCACATTTACTAGCACCTGTTGTAACTGATCCAAAACGTGCTTCTGTGGCTTTGAAAAAAGTAGTGGTAGAAATGGAAAGACGCTACAATTTGTTTTCTAAATCTAATTGCCGCAACGTAGAGATGTACAACCAAATGGTTCAATCAGCAGAACAAGACCAAAAAACTGCTCCTTTGCCCTATATAGTTGTAATTGTAGATGAGTTAGCAGATTTGATGATGGTAGCACCAGGAGAAGTAGAAGATGCAATTTGTCGATTAGCTCAGATGGCTCGAGCAGCTGGAATTCATCTTTTAATTGCTACTCAGCGTCCATCTGTTGACGTTATTACGGGTGTGATAAAGGCGAACATTCCATCACGTATTGCCTTTGGAGTTTCGTCTATGGCTGATTCGCGAACTATTTTGGATATGGGAGGAGCGGAAAAACTACTTGGACGAGGAGACATGTTGTTTTTACCGATGGGAGCTTCCAAACCAACCCGTGTACAAGGCGCTTTTGTTGCAGATAAGGAAGTAGAAGAGGTTGTTTCGTTTGTGAAAGAACAACAGGAAGCAAAATACAGTGAAGAGATGATTCCCGAGGAAATAAGCGAGGAACCACAGATGGTCATGGACGACGAAATGTACGATCAAGCTGTGCAGGTTATTGCAGAAGCACAGACGGCATCAGCCTCTCTATTACAGAGAAGACTGCGTGTTGGCTATACGAGAGCAGCTCGCTTAATAGACATGATGGAGGCTCAGGGAATCGTTGGTCCGTACGAGGGTAGTAAGCCTCGTGAAGTACGAATTCCGCGCCCATCATCTGAAACACAAATCTCCTAA